From Spirosoma aerolatum, one genomic window encodes:
- a CDS encoding alpha/beta fold hydrolase, with protein sequence MSFLTLKDGTDLFYKDWGTGQPIVFHHGWPLSSDDWDAQMMFFLQHGFRVIAHDRRGHGRSSQTSGGHEMETYASDVAQLVEALDLKDAIHIGHSTGGGEVIHYVNKYGKGRVAKAVLVSAVTPIMVQNESNPDGVPISIFDEIRQLTATQRQQYFRDFSIPFYGYNREGAVEKQGVRDNWWRQGMMGSILAHYECVKAFSESDFTEDLKNVEVPVLVLHGEDDQIVPYQITALKAAKLLKNGKLITYPGFPHGMPTTEAATINADILAFINS encoded by the coding sequence ATGAGCTTTTTAACATTAAAAGACGGTACAGATCTATTCTACAAGGATTGGGGCACCGGTCAGCCAATTGTTTTTCATCATGGATGGCCCTTATCGAGCGATGATTGGGATGCCCAGATGATGTTTTTCTTACAACATGGATTTCGGGTTATTGCGCACGATCGCCGGGGGCACGGACGCTCTAGTCAAACGTCGGGTGGGCACGAAATGGAAACCTACGCTTCGGATGTCGCTCAGTTGGTCGAAGCGCTGGATCTGAAAGATGCTATCCACATCGGCCATTCGACGGGTGGTGGCGAGGTGATCCACTACGTAAACAAATATGGCAAAGGTCGGGTGGCTAAAGCCGTTCTGGTAAGCGCTGTAACGCCGATCATGGTGCAGAACGAGAGCAACCCAGATGGCGTTCCCATAAGCATCTTTGACGAAATCCGGCAGTTGACCGCTACCCAACGCCAGCAGTATTTCCGGGATTTCTCGATTCCATTCTATGGCTATAACCGCGAAGGAGCCGTTGAAAAACAGGGCGTTCGTGACAACTGGTGGCGGCAGGGCATGATGGGTAGCATTCTGGCCCATTACGAATGCGTGAAGGCCTTTTCGGAAAGTGATTTTACCGAAGACCTGAAAAATGTGGAAGTGCCTGTGTTGGTACTTCACGGCGAAGACGACCAGATTGTACCGTATCAGATTACAGCGTTAAAGGCCGCTAAACTGCTGAAAAACGGTAAGCTGATTACGTATCCAGGCTTCCCACACGGTATGCCAACCACCGAAGCGGCTACGATCAACGCTGATATTCTGGCTTTCATCAATTCTTAA
- a CDS encoding ring-cleaving dioxygenase — protein MNESILGLHHITAIANNAQRNYDFYTHVLGLRLVKKTVNFDDPSTYHFYYGDEGGSPGTILTFFPWEGIGPGRNGIGMATEIGYSVPADSLDNWLGRFNELGVGAGELAERFGEQYLSFTDPDGLSIALIVPKQFDRRTGWETEAIKSDMALRGFHSVTLTLQKIEATARVLTDIFGYRLVAQDGNRYRFQTDAVPEASIVDLLEESEGRVGRNAAGTNHHVAFRVANDAIQMEFREKILESGLQITPKIDRDYFFSLYFREPGGVLFEIATDNPGFTVDEPLDELGNTLKLPKQYEGSRAKIEKTLPVLKLL, from the coding sequence ATGAACGAATCTATTCTGGGCCTGCACCACATTACGGCCATTGCCAACAACGCTCAGCGTAATTATGATTTTTACACACATGTACTCGGCCTTCGACTGGTCAAAAAAACGGTCAATTTCGATGATCCCAGTACCTACCATTTTTATTATGGTGATGAAGGCGGATCGCCCGGAACCATTCTGACTTTTTTTCCGTGGGAGGGCATTGGACCGGGGCGGAATGGTATTGGCATGGCTACCGAAATCGGGTATTCAGTACCGGCCGATAGCCTGGATAACTGGCTGGGTCGGTTTAACGAGCTGGGTGTTGGAGCAGGTGAATTGGCCGAACGGTTTGGCGAACAATACCTGTCTTTTACTGATCCTGATGGGCTGTCCATTGCTCTGATCGTACCGAAGCAGTTCGACCGCCGAACGGGCTGGGAAACGGAAGCTATCAAATCGGATATGGCATTACGAGGTTTTCACAGCGTTACGCTGACGCTGCAAAAAATAGAGGCTACGGCCAGGGTGCTGACTGATATTTTTGGGTATCGGTTGGTAGCACAGGACGGTAACCGCTATCGTTTCCAGACGGATGCTGTGCCAGAGGCCTCGATTGTCGATCTGCTGGAAGAATCCGAAGGGCGAGTTGGGCGGAATGCCGCCGGAACCAACCATCACGTAGCCTTTCGGGTAGCGAACGATGCCATTCAGATGGAGTTTCGGGAGAAAATTCTGGAAAGTGGGTTGCAAATCACCCCGAAGATCGACCGTGATTATTTCTTTTCGCTGTATTTCCGTGAGCCAGGTGGCGTACTCTTCGAGATCGCTACCGATAACCCAGGCTTTACGGTCGATGAACCACTAGACGAGTTGGGAAATACCCTGAAACTACCCAAACAATATGAAGGATCGAGAGCGAAAATTGAAAAGACGCTCCCGGTACTGAAGTTGTTGTAA
- a CDS encoding type I glyceraldehyde-3-phosphate dehydrogenase: MTTIGLYGFGRIGRQFLRIGLQKKLFVPTAIADIRDEPTLAALFAVDTNYGRWPEPVSGKEGSLSIGDQSIPYINSAKEVPDWKALGVDLVVDCTGRATTRAGAQAHIDRGAKYVLISAPSKTLADCDAVLLKGINLETFDPEQHKLISMGSCTTNALAAVVKVISENFGIQYGLFSTVHSYTNTQSLTDQPMKDRRDSWAAAENIIPSSSGAARALQFIWKDLKITGKAYRVPTRTGSIAELNLITEKDCSVQEVNDAFRKAAAEGPLQGVLDVLEDQWASSRIVADPHSSIIDLPLTAKEGNLLSVAAWYDNEWGFSNRLAEVAAYLAERIS; this comes from the coding sequence ATGACAACCATTGGTTTGTACGGATTTGGCCGCATTGGGCGGCAGTTTCTACGCATCGGGCTTCAGAAAAAATTGTTTGTTCCAACCGCCATAGCCGACATTCGCGACGAGCCAACGCTGGCAGCCTTGTTTGCGGTCGATACCAACTATGGTCGCTGGCCTGAACCCGTATCTGGAAAGGAAGGAAGTTTATCCATTGGCGATCAAAGCATTCCGTATATCAATTCGGCTAAAGAAGTGCCCGACTGGAAAGCCCTTGGCGTCGATCTGGTGGTGGATTGTACGGGCAGAGCTACGACACGGGCCGGTGCCCAGGCGCATATTGACCGAGGTGCTAAATACGTACTCATCAGTGCACCCAGTAAAACGCTGGCCGACTGTGATGCCGTTTTATTGAAAGGGATCAATCTGGAAACGTTCGATCCTGAGCAGCATAAACTGATCAGCATGGGAAGCTGCACGACCAATGCACTGGCAGCGGTTGTCAAAGTAATTTCCGAAAACTTCGGGATTCAGTACGGTCTTTTTTCGACGGTACACTCGTACACGAACACGCAGTCGTTGACTGATCAGCCGATGAAAGACCGGCGCGATTCGTGGGCGGCCGCCGAAAATATTATTCCCTCTTCGTCGGGCGCAGCGCGGGCCTTACAGTTTATCTGGAAAGACCTTAAAATCACAGGAAAAGCCTATCGCGTACCTACCCGAACCGGCAGTATCGCTGAATTAAATCTGATTACCGAAAAAGACTGTTCGGTACAGGAAGTAAATGATGCATTCCGTAAAGCCGCAGCCGAAGGGCCTTTACAGGGTGTGCTGGATGTGCTGGAAGACCAGTGGGCCTCGTCGCGAATTGTCGCCGATCCACACTCATCGATCATTGATCTGCCGCTCACCGCCAAAGAAGGTAACCTGCTGTCGGTAGCGGCCTGGTATGACAACGAATGGGGCTTTTCGAATCGACTAGCCGAAGTGGCCGCCTACCTGGCCGAACGCATTAGTTAA
- a CDS encoding Dps family protein has product METIIGITAQNREVVAHQLSKLLADEFVLYTKTLNAHWNLEGMDFHSVHLYFEELYKQSAEIVDDVAERIRQLDHYAPATLKNFLQLTHLTEQEAEGNTSRSWIEKLLSDHESIIVFLRGNIADFQEAHKDAGTSDYITGLMEKHEKIAWMLRAHLK; this is encoded by the coding sequence ATGGAAACCATCATTGGCATTACCGCCCAAAACCGGGAAGTAGTAGCTCATCAGTTGAGCAAATTGCTGGCCGACGAATTTGTACTCTACACCAAAACACTGAATGCCCACTGGAATCTGGAGGGCATGGATTTTCATTCGGTGCATCTGTACTTCGAAGAGCTTTACAAGCAGTCGGCCGAGATTGTTGACGATGTAGCCGAACGGATTCGTCAGTTGGATCATTATGCCCCCGCTACGTTGAAAAACTTTCTTCAGTTAACGCATCTGACCGAGCAGGAGGCTGAAGGCAATACAAGCCGGAGCTGGATTGAAAAGTTACTGAGTGATCATGAAAGCATCATTGTGTTTCTGCGGGGAAATATCGCTGATTTTCAGGAGGCTCACAAAGACGCCGGAACCAGTGATTACATAACGGGTCTGATGGAAAAGCATGAAAAAATTGCCTGGATGTTGCGGGCTCACCTCAAGTAA